The DNA window TTTATCTGGGCTGGCTCGTTCGAGTCGTTTTTCCAGCTCGGGATATAGCTTACTCTCTATCACCTGCCAACATTCTTCGTAAGTAGAAATGTTCTGGCTAAATGTGCGCTCAACGCCGACTGACTTTCGCTCCCGCTCGACCACTACTTCTCTGTCATCAATACCGTGACTACGTTTCCATAGTGACGCTCCCTGACGACCAAACTGACGCAGCAGCTCACGGTAATCACTGTTTTTAATATCTTCACAGAGATAGAACCCGGCTTGCTGCAGCTTTTCTAGGCTGACCTTACCCACTCCCGGAATTTTTTCCAGTGGAAGCTTATCGACAACTTGCTGGACTTTATCAGGTGGAATTACAAACTGCCCGTTTGGTTTGTTCATGTCTGACGCAACTTTAGCTAAGAACTTGATCGGCGCTACGCCAGCTGACGCCGTCAAACCAAGCTCATTAAATATATCTTTGCGAATCGCTTCAGCAATTAGTGTTGCGGAGCCATGACACATTGTTGCGTCTGTCACGTCTAAGTATGCTTCGTCTAGCGAAAGGGGTTCAATGACGGGGGTATAGCGCTCGAATATAGCGCGAATCTGTTGTGATACCTGCTTATAGACCTGCATCCTTCCGGGAACAACCAGAAGATTTGGACACAGTTGCAGCGCGCGAGCCGTAGACATTGCACTGCGCACACCAAACTTACGCGCTTCATAATTACAGGTGCTGATCACGCCACGCTGCTTCTCATGACCGCCAACAGCCAGCGCAATGCCTCGGTAGTTTGGGTTATCTCTCATCTCGACGGCAGCATAAAAACAATCCATATCGACATGAATGATTTTTCTGATTCGCTCTGACATAACCGGCAACACACTGTTTAAAAATACAGTATAGATAAATTTATGCCGGATGAAAACGAGAGTTTGCTTTGTA is part of the Vibrio sp. B1FLJ16 genome and encodes:
- the dinB gene encoding DNA polymerase IV; its protein translation is MSERIRKIIHVDMDCFYAAVEMRDNPNYRGIALAVGGHEKQRGVISTCNYEARKFGVRSAMSTARALQLCPNLLVVPGRMQVYKQVSQQIRAIFERYTPVIEPLSLDEAYLDVTDATMCHGSATLIAEAIRKDIFNELGLTASAGVAPIKFLAKVASDMNKPNGQFVIPPDKVQQVVDKLPLEKIPGVGKVSLEKLQQAGFYLCEDIKNSDYRELLRQFGRQGASLWKRSHGIDDREVVVERERKSVGVERTFSQNISTYEECWQVIESKLYPELEKRLERASPDKSIVKQGIKVKFADFQLTTIEHIHPQLELDDFKVLLKDILKRQQGREIRLLGLSVMLKPEAQARQLSFF